TTTTTTGGGTGAAATGAGAGTGTGTATAATGATACAAAAATGTTTAGGTAAATAAAGCTCAAGTGAAATACGCCACATGCTTCTTTGATTTGAGGTTTAGAACGGGACACCCAGATTATACTTCTGATCCTTTTTAAGTCctgaaaactattttatatattttggattaaTCTTTGTACACTGTTGCACAACATGATGCTATTATTTGTGATGATTCTTGGCGATGAATAGACTATGTCCTTTTGTTGGTTGTCATTATATTCGTCAGTAGATCAAGGTTAAACAAATATCCCTTACATACCTGCCATTATTTTTTCCGTGTAGCTGGGACTTCATCTACGCAGAGTATGTAATGGCAGCTGGAAATCATCATAGATCAATAGTGTGGCAGGTGAGATCAGAGAGCTTAATCATATCCTGCTAATGTTCAATTTTTAGCTTGATAATGCATTATGATAACTTTCCCACCGTTAACTTTGTCATGCTTGCTGATTAATTGTGAGATGTGAACCTTGTCCAAGTTTTACCTACAGTTTGTTTcagtttaattatatttttccaaaattgtGATCTCTGTTCTTTTGGTGGCTTTATGTCTAATGCAGATTGCAGAGGACTATTCTCATTGTGAATTTCTTATTCGACTGCCAGGATACTGTCCAAGTATGTTGGTGTGCTGCATACCAAAAAGttgttatatatgttttttcttgttcttcatcaACAATAGGTCAATTGCTTAATTACTGCAGTGCCTGCTTTTCGTGATATAATTGATGTGCCATTGGTTGTAAGGAGATTGCACCAGTCTCGTAAAGAGGTCAGATAACATAATGTTCAGTCTTTATTTGGAAGAGCTAGAATAATTGGAAGAATATGTTTCTAAAGACATTAGTTTATTGTCACTATTGTAGGTGCGGAAAGAACTTGGAATTGGGGAGGATGTGAAGGTTGTTATCCTGAATTTTGGTGGACAGGTGAGTCTACGGATCTCTTTGACTAGGTCATCTAGTAAATATGtcaaaagcattaaaaatttgTCTAGAAACTTTGGCTGCAGACTGAATTTAGTTGCTAGCTTTGCTTCCCTTTTCTCCTTGACAATTTTCCAAGTTATCTTATCATGTTCTTGTTTGTTTTTCCTTAATCAGTTGGACTCTcgtatttaatttaaattttgatattgaaGAGTGGTTCAACCATGATTGGTTCAGTCCGTGATCTTGGTACTTTATAGTAATCGATATTGATTTgctaatttcaaaatttagtaATATAGTTTGATTGATAGGAGGTAAACAAAGAGTAGTTTATCAATATTTCCATTATACCcattccacaaaaaaaaaagcacatACAACAAGTAGAGTTGTCAATAACAAGATGATCCTAAAACATTTTCAGGTTGACGGAAAACTTAATAATAACTTGTGAATGAAACATACTCCCTCTTTCCCATTTGATGTTTGACTAGTTTCAGATATTAGTTTGACTAGAGTATTAGAAGCAGTAGTGGAAGAAAATGTTACAACAATAGTTAAAAAGTTAAtaacattaattattaatcTGGTTAGTTAATTGTACTTGAGTTGTTGTGGAAGTTgtataaaaatgatataattaatGCAATGGTATGAAATAACTTGAGATATATCCCAAAACAGGAACAGTGTTGTATAAATTGGGAAAGTTTGTCTTGTCCATTCTTTTTCAGTTCATTACCACTCACGATAAAATGGGTAGTTTTGGAGTAAACAAGATCTTATTTTCAGCATCTCAAAAGTGTGAGCGAAAGAAAAAACATCTAGGACAGAGGGTATATCAATTTGGTCATTCGATATTGTCTTACACATCTTCTTCTCACTAATAGAAATATCCTATAATTAACATATCAGTACTAGAATAATGCTCCTATTTTCATTTGCAGCCTGCAGGTTGGAAGTTGAAGGAGGAATACTTGCCAACTGGTTGGTTGTGTCTGGTATGTGATCTCTTGAACTTTTAAGCACACGTATTATTTCCTTACACGATTTAATTTGACGTCTTTCCTGTCTGTATTCAGGTTTGTGGTGCCTCTGAGAGCGAGAAGCTACCTCCAAATTTTTTAAAGCTTGCAAAAGATGCATATACCCCGGATCTAATGGCAGCATCAGACTGCATGCTAGGTTAGTTGCATGTTGCATCACTGAAATGCCCAGTAGAAAATTAAGCTGTTCCAATAAAGCCTTCTGAATATTCTTCTGTTCCAGGAAAAATTGGATATGGTACCGTCAGTGAGGCCCTGGCGTACAAGTTACCATTTGTATTTGTCCGTAGAGACTATTTTAATGAAGAACCGTTTCTCAGAAATATGCTTGAGGTAGAGTATATTAGCACAAGCTTCTTTCTTTggttatttttctttattaccTCAAGGTTTGGTAAACATACTGTAATTAAAGCCTATAATTTTAATTAGTACTATCAAGGTGGTGTTGAGATGATCAGAAGGGATTTGCTTACTGGACATTGGAGACCTTACCTGGAACGTGCAATGACTCTGAATCCATGCTATGAAGGAGGAATTAATGGTGGTGAAGTTGCAGCTCGCATTTTACAGGATACAGCTTATGGTAAAAATTACACACTAGACAAGGTAGAGTTGtattcactaaaaaaaattattcctcATCTTGTCTATTTTGATTAAGAATTATCCATGAGCTAAACTAATAAATTTGTAAATTGTACCCAGTTATATACTAAGATTTGCTATTATATAACTTTTAGCTGAGTGGGCCAAGGAGACTGCGTGATGCCATAGTTCTTGGATATCAGTTGCAAAGAGTTCCCGGAAGAGATCTCTGTATTCCAGATTGGTATGCAAATGCAGAAAGTGAACTTGGTCTTCGTACAGGATCACCTACTGCTGTAACAGCTGAAAACAACTCTCTAGCAGACTCGTAATTCTTCTTTCATCCCATTAGTTCAGCATTTAACAGAATAACTTCTGAGTGTTAATAGGGgttaatgttttttattttcttctcttagaTTTTCTCAAGACTTTGAGATTCTCCATGGAGACTTTCTTGGTCTGTCAGATACCTTGAGTTTCTTGAAGAGCTTGGCAGGATTGGATGCATTGGTTGATTCCCCAACAAAAACAGGAAAGCACACCATTAGGGAGCAGAAAGCTGCCGCTGGTCTCTTCAATTGGGAGGTCTTCTTCATTTCATGCCAAACTCTCttatgtaattttatttgtcaCCCCAGCTTCTCTACCTTCATAAGGTAGGGGCAAGGTCTACTCACACACCACCCTCCccccccacttgtgggattacactgagtttgttgttgtttgaCTAACCCTGCAACTTGTCACCCCAGCTCCTCATCCTCACTTCCATTAAATCTACTGCACCTATCAATACCTTaaagagtttaagttatataccgTCAATATAATGAATTTTACACCAACTAGTGATCTGTACTTGTTGTAGCAGGTAAGCTGTCTTGCTTTCAGGATTTCAAATCCCACATTCTAAGAGACTTACCTGTAGATAATTTTTTACACTCAACAGTGTGTATACCTTAAACTCACCTCAAAATGGAAATACTAACACCAAAGAGGGAAGTAAACGAGAAGAAATGAGAAAGGGGATAAACAACAGAatagagggagagagagagagagagggatgATCCACGTAGCATCATATAATGGTCTATTCACACCCATTGAATAAGGACCTTTTCAGACTACCAACTGCAGAGGCAGACAATATTGGGCAACCAGTGGCAAGAACAGTCAATGGGAGGTACTAAAGAATAAAACAGCGTGATGATTTAAAACTTGGGTTCTAATACCAAGGTTGATGTAGCAACAAAAGGGAGAAGACTAAAAGTCAAGGGGGGAAATTTAATAAATAGAGAATTCAAACTCAGAACTCATGGAAGTAGTATAACTTTCCCTCTTAGCTAAAAAGATAGTACTAGTAGTTCTTATCTCTAACTAAAAGATAAGATGGTCTCTTTTTGGTTGAAAAATCTCTATGTAACAGAAAGATAATGATAGTACCGTCCTTTTTAGCTACATCAGGAAgttgaaaatgattttaattttggtaTCATGTTTCATTCCCCTTTTTTTGGAGAATGAATAAGCTAATGTAATCATTTTACTGTCATTAGCATATTCCTTTTATCTCGATGCATCCTTGGTCCACTAAAAGTTGCTTCATCTCTGGAATCTCGAAATTTGTCTTAAAATCTATTTTATGGGGAAGAGAGGATCTTCTTGTGTGCACTAAGCATGTCCGTGATATAGTGTGTTTCCTTCTGGAAATACTTCAGTCACTGTTCCCTTAGTTTCTTCTTAATATTTAAAGGTGACTTCCCttagtttctttttaatctttaaAGGTGACTTTTCCTAATCTTGTTGAAGGTTTCTGTCATACCTGGCTTACTCGCCTAAACTTTCTATATATAGGAAGACATTTTTGTTGCAAGAGCACCTGGAAGGCTAGATGTCATGGGTGGAATTGCTGACTATTCTGGAAGTCTTGTTTTACAGGTATCCTATTCACTTCTTTTAATTCTTTGTGTGATGCctatttttgtttgttagacCGAGTGTCGCCTCAATACATCCAAACTTGTCTGATGGATAGGTTCTAGTTCTTAGCTTCTCTATCTAAAGCATGGTCTCGGAAATGGGCCAAGCATGTAGCTTGAGCTAAGATTTCTCTATGGCTGTCTAATTCAGCTTTGAATTTGTATATGGTTGCTAATTCATTGACCACTTAGTATCATTACTTTCTCCTTTTCGGTGTTATATAGCATTTAACAATTTCCTTGCATAAACACATGCCAGAATAGTCCACAGCTGTCTATGCACTATGCATGTGGCTGTTGTGGTTATACAAACATGTTAATTGTACATATTAATGCTCAATTTCTTGACTTCTTCGACCTTGTTACTCCACAACTGAGACATTccaattttctttgtttgcCTACCTGTTGTCTATTTAATGTTATCtcgttattttttttcatatgcaTACTTATTGAAGGGTCATTATTTGCTTTTACTTGGCATGTGTGCTTGCTGAAAAGGCTTGAATTGTTAAGGGAGGTTCGGTGAAGTTTAAAGACTAATGTTTTTGTTGTTCACTTAATGTTGTTGCTGCAGATGCCAATTAGAGAAGCCTGTCATGTTGCTGTTCAAAAGATTCACCCCAGCAAACAGAGGCTTTGGAAGCATGCTCTGGCAAGGCAGCAGGACAAAGGACAAGGACCCACCCCTGTGCTTCAAATTGTATGAATTTCTCACTGTAGTTACTTCTTTGAAGTATATGATTAGTGTTGAAGCTGGTTTCTAGAAACAGTTGGCTGTTCTCGTCTATTTTAACTTCAATTAAAGGGACCGAGTCGTGTGTGCAATTTTGGGGTGTACTAGAATCTCTCACACTTACAGACACGCGAAGAAATTGCATCTCTCTTTTTGAAATGTAGTACAGATTCTTCAGAAGTGATTGTTTTGGTCTGTTTCGATGTCGAACTGAGTAGCAAACTAGCTGTTTCAAGTTCTCAGTATCAGAAATCTGAACAATTGCAATACTCTAGCTGTTTTGACTGCAATCATTACCATTCTCTTGAAGCTTTACCAATTTGCGCCACAATAGGTGTCATATGGTTCAGAACTGAGCAACCGTGGTCCAACATTTGACATGGACTTATCCGACTTCCTGGAAGGGGATGAACCCATAACTTATGAGAAAGCAAGGCAGTATTTTGCCCGAGATCCTTCCCAAAGGTTTATCATTCTCCCATTCTACATTTTCCCTACTTGAATGTCTGTTATACTAACTTCAATCCAATTTTAGATGGGCTGCATATGTTGCTGGCACAGTTCTAGTTTTGATGAAGGAGCTTGGCATACGCTTTGAGAATAGTATCAGTTTGCTGGTCAGTCCAACTCCATTACTCATTGCcttgttttcttttattctgTCTATATATCTATTACTTGAATAACTGAAATTACAGGCAACGGTTCTACGTTTCTCTTCTATGCACTGCCATTCAATGGTGATACAATCAATTGCCTTGGTTTACTCCATGTATTCCTTTTAATGTAGCATACTGTTAGTTTGATTTTTGCTAAAACCTCATTACAATAGGTAACATCTCCCTTAACATCCTGATAGCATGAGCTGCTTACATACACTAGTCTCCATTTCATGTGAACATAAATTTCATCCTAATGATTATACCACACCATAATATCCACCCATATGTCATAGATCTCACAGTTACGCATAATATTTCCTTCTGATCTGTCAAACCCTCTGATGGTGGTTGCCTCAATGGGCATTGCATTGGCAAAGTAGCTTTGGCAGTGTAGAGGTTGGTAGACTACCTAGCTACTAATATAGGTATTTTGTTCTGTTTCATTCACTTTTACGCGGATAATGGTGACTACCCTTTTTTAATGACGTAATATATGGTTTTCCAACGAATGTCACCCTATACCTTTACAGAAAAATCTAATTAAGGGAGATGAGTGTAATATCATTAACCACAAGAGAGGTTAGTATTATGATGTGATCACATGAAAGCCAAGGGGAGGTCTTTGAAATTATCTCTTACATTTATGATTTAATAATTGGTGTCTTTCTATTATCAGATTTGAAGTTCTCAAATTGCACAATTGAACAAGCAAAGTTTAAATAATCTATGATGATGCTCCTTTATGAACTTGCAGGTCTCTTCTGCTGTCCCAGAAGGAAAGGGTGTGTCATCCTCTGCATCTGTGGAGGTTGCTAGCATGTCTGCCATTGCTGCTTCTCATGGTAGTTACTCTTTCcatttaatttgtataactatgCACATGTTATAATGAAATATGTACTTATTTGTCGAGAAGAATCATGTAAAGTAGACCATAGCAATGCTAACTTGTACTGGGTAAGAGTGTGTGCACGCACACACATGGACGGTCTACTCCCCCCTTGGTTTAGGTGCACAATATGAAATGATAGTAAAATAGGAAGGAACTGACGACAGGGAGGGGGGAGTTTGTAAACATCTCAGGCATGAACAAAGGTTACTTCATCTCAACAGGAGTTCACCAAGTCCAAGGAATGGCCCAACTAAGACTAGAAAGTGTCCATTTGTGTCAATGAAACACTACTCATGGTCGTCTATGTTAGTAATAGCCATAACGACTTCGAGTGCAGCTAAAGTTGTATCTCCAAGAACTGGAGTATAAAAATGACAGGATTAATTGTCAAGTGATACACATTGTTGCTGACAGCCTGCTAATAATTttttgtgtgaagcatgaaagCATTCATGAAGCCTGGTTGACATCCTCAGGGGCAAAAATCTAGTTCATATAAAATGCTTCTGAAAGTTTAGAGCAATCAATGCACTTAACATAGTGTACATTAAGATGTCTCATTTCTTTTTACCCCTTTTTTCCCTCACAGCTCTAGTCGCATGCTGATGATGTTACTCCAAACTATCTTTTCTTATGCTTGATTCTGAGTAACTAATTCCCTTAATTCCTTGTTTCTTTCATTTGCCTTAAAGTCATTCTGTAGACATAGCCTTTTAGATTTTTCTTGGAACTTTATGAGGTTCTCTCTTAAATCTTCATCAGTTTACAActtcatcaaaagaaaaatcatcaGCTTACAATTTTATATTGGCCAAGGGTGTGGTTGTCAATATAAGTTAAcgtgaaagagaaacaaagaGAGAAGAAAGTTGCAGTAATTACAAATACAATAATGGCCCTAATGACTAGTGACTAGGCAATTGTTGAGCGAAACATACAAAATCATGAACTTGGTCATGAAAATCTGAACAACctggaaaagaaaattttaattaattcttgTCTGTCCCTGAAAGATTAATGTGATACTGCCTTCCTATTTTCATGACAAAATATCATGAGTTCGGTAAAGGACATCTACCTGGACCACCCCTACCAAAATAACCAGGGAACTACTCTCATTAGGAAAAGGTGTGACTGGTCCCGTATTATCTCTTCTTTTTGCATGCCTTTGTTTAGGCTTCCTAAAAGAAGATATTAAAGTTTTCTTTGGTCCAACGATGTATAAGCTCCCCGCTTAATTGATCCATAGTAATTTGAACACTTTCTTGATATTACCCCATAATCTTGCGTTCTTGCTTTCCAGGGTTGAATATTATCCCAAGGGAGCTTGCATTATTGTGCCAAAAGGTATTATTTCTCTAGGTCTTCCAATTGATAATTTTTATCTTCCAATGGTTTGATGTTCGCTAGTAGTGCAGTACCTGATTAATCAGTCTGTTGATGATAGGTAGAAAATCATGTAGTTGGAGCCCCATGTGGTGTAATGGATCAGATGACTTCTGCATGTGGTGAAGCCAACAAACTTCTAGCAATGATTTGTCAGGTACTGACCCAATAAATTGACAAAATTTTACTGAATTAGTGTTTATCGAATGACTTAGATTAGTTCCCTATTATTGCAGCCTGCCGAGGTGTTAGGTCTAGTGGATATCCCTGGTCATATAAGAGTATGGGGGATTGATTCAGGAATAAGGCACAGGTAtcagttttaatattttctgtACCTTTTTTACCCTCTTTAGAAGAAAAACAACCTTGCTTGTCTAGCTTCAGGGATCTGATTAATGGATGCCAAGCTAACATGCTTTGCACTTTTTGCCAAAGCTGATTTAATTTGAGCTCATGCAGTATTTTCTTGCACTAAAGATGCATGCTCCATTGAACTTCATTGTCGAAATTTCGAATTCCCCAAAATCAGTTTCTATGTATCTGATTTGGTTAAAGCCCTTCATGTCTTCCATGATTGAGTGATAATCATCTTTAAGTTCCAGAACGAAAACCCAATCAGTTGGAAAATAAAAGGCCGGTTAGTCCAATTTTGTCATCGAAACATTAGGAAAATACTGCATCTGTGAAACATTAATAGGGAAAAGATGATCAAAACACTGGATTGAAACTGATATGAGAATTATAGTAGAAAggatacaaaaataaaataagcaatACAAGATATTTGACCTGGTCTGCGTGTGCTGACACCTCCAAAAAGAGTGGATGAATATTCCCATTCCTTCGAAGGATACCAACCCTCTCAATCTCACAGTACATTGTTTTCTGGTAATCTCttttaatatttgataaaattgaaCCATCAAACTGCCACAGCTCCAGGAAAGCTTGTAAATCTTTAGGATTGCTTTTGAAATATTGAATTTCAGTGCAAATGCAAGTCACATTAACGTAATATAAAATTCCTAAGAAAGAAACCAAATCTTCACTGTGGCTGCATGCGATGGAGAAGATTGAGGAAACTTTGTACTGCTTCAAGAATAGCTACAGGAAAAAGCATTGATACTAAATGCATTGACTAGTTACTAGCTCTTTCTTAAGCTTCattgatttgacatatttaGCATAAACCAGTTACTTTATGTTTTGTTGATGTGCAAAACATAAATATGCACTTTCTCCTTCTCCATCCATGTTTTAAGATTTACCCACCACTGTGCAGTGTTGGAGGTGCAGATTATGGATCTGTGAGGATTGGTGCCTTTATGGGCCGAGAGATTGTCAAGTCTATTGCGTCAACACTATTGTCACAGTCCTTGTCAACCAATGGCAGATACCCTGATGATTCAGAGGAAGGTGGTGTCGAACTACTAGAAGCTGAAGCTTCATTAGATTACTTATGCAACCTTTCACCGCACAGGTAAAATAATGACACTGGTAGTGCTAGAAGAAGAAGGGAGCATTTTTCATTTCCATTCTGATTGTTATTAGTTCTTTCTCAATCAATGCATGTGATCTCTCCTCTCTTTCCTGTTTTCCTCTGCACTATTGGCTGTTTTCACTTCTTTTTGCTTAAATGTTATTCATCTGTAACAGTCAACAAGCTTTTAGATTGTGCTATCATGCCCCACACACCCTGGGCCAATTTTTACCATACATGACTCCCTTTCTCCTCCCATTCAAATTCCTTTCTTggtcaaaaagaaaaacatgttCTCCTTGTCCTCCACAATGAATTCATCCATACTTTAACTAtggtgaaaaaaaaataaaagatagatTGTTGACACAAATAACAATAAGAGCATCATGTCTTGGGGATGCTTGGCTTGTTTGTGGCTGTTCCAATCAGATCGATCTCTTGGGTTGTATAATTCATAAATGGTATTGCTATTGTAGATACGAGGCTATGTATGCCAAGATGCTTCCTGATTCTTTAATTGGTGAGTCATTTGTTGGAAAGTACTCTGACCACTGTGATCCGGTAACGACAATTGACAAAACACGTAATTATGGGGTCAGAGCAGCTGCCAGACACCCTATTTA
This genomic stretch from Solanum stenotomum isolate F172 chromosome 10, ASM1918654v1, whole genome shotgun sequence harbors:
- the LOC125878483 gene encoding L-arabinokinase-like, translated to MGTASVEESKKRPLVFAYYVTGHGFGHATRVVEVARNLILAGHDVHVVTGAPAFVFTSEIQSPRLFLRKVLLDCGAVQADALTVDRLASLEKYSETAVVPRASILATEVEWLKSIKADFVVSDVVPVACRAAADAGIPSVCITNFSWDFIYAEYVMAAGNHHRSIVWQIAEDYSHCEFLIRLPGYCPMPAFRDIIDVPLVVRRLHQSRKEVRKELGIGEDVKVVILNFGGQPAGWKLKEEYLPTGWLCLVCGASESEKLPPNFLKLAKDAYTPDLMAASDCMLGKIGYGTVSEALAYKLPFVFVRRDYFNEEPFLRNMLEYYQGGVEMIRRDLLTGHWRPYLERAMTLNPCYEGGINGGEVAARILQDTAYGKNYTLDKLSGPRRLRDAIVLGYQLQRVPGRDLCIPDWYANAESELGLRTGSPTAVTAENNSLADSFSQDFEILHGDFLGLSDTLSFLKSLAGLDALVDSPTKTGKHTIREQKAAAGLFNWEEDIFVARAPGRLDVMGGIADYSGSLVLQMPIREACHVAVQKIHPSKQRLWKHALARQQDKGQGPTPVLQIVSYGSELSNRGPTFDMDLSDFLEGDEPITYEKARQYFARDPSQRWAAYVAGTVLVLMKELGIRFENSISLLVSSAVPEGKGVSSSASVEVASMSAIAASHGLNIIPRELALLCQKVENHVVGAPCGVMDQMTSACGEANKLLAMICQPAEVLGLVDIPGHIRVWGIDSGIRHSVGGADYGSVRIGAFMGREIVKSIASTLLSQSLSTNGRYPDDSEEGGVELLEAEASLDYLCNLSPHRYEAMYAKMLPDSLIGESFVGKYSDHCDPVTTIDKTRNYGVRAAARHPIYENFRVKAFKALLTSATSDDQMTALGELLYQCHYSYSDCGLGSDGTNRLVQLVQEMQHSKASKSGEGTLYGAKITGGGSGGTVCVIGRNSLKSSEQILEIQRRYKAATGYLPILFEGSSPGAGRFGYLKIRRRNPPKQN